The proteins below are encoded in one region of Lepisosteus oculatus isolate fLepOcu1 chromosome 10, fLepOcu1.hap2, whole genome shotgun sequence:
- the azin1b gene encoding antizyme inhibitor 1b, translated as MKGFVDEPNYTIDLLEDGTTLGDVIDNHICEQALAEKNAFFVADLGDIVKKYTLWQNVMTQIKPFYAVKFNNSQAVIEILAALGAGFACTNKSEVALVLSCGVAPENILFTSLCKQLSHVTNAAKNGIDILVCDNETELRKIARCHPNARLLLQIATETHSEGEEMSMAFGSTLKNCRHLLESAKERGVQVVGVKFHISSSCKDMRAYTHALSDARCVFDMGEEFGFNMNILDIGGGFCGSEAQLEEIYRSMRPLLDVYFPPESGVSVIAEPGSYYVASSFTLAVNIIAKKVVARDQYDHPLDVEPSLNDEPAFVYYMNDGVYGSFASKLLEKAIAAPSVHKKSSKEEPVFASSLWGPSCDGLDQVVEHCLLPELEVGDWVIFNNMGANAMGGQSVGDFQKPPIYYLISACDWYEMQDAGVTLESAMKNFLAIPSCFQLGQEDRISAPA; from the exons ATGAAAGGTTTTGTCGATGAACCAAACTACACTATTGACCTTTTGGAGGACGGCACGACGCTTGGAGATGTCATCGATAACCATATTTGTGAGCAGGCTCTG GCTGAAAAGAATGCCTTTTTTGTGGCCGACCTTGGGGACATAGTGAAGAAATATACCCTGTGGCAGAACGTCATGACGCAGATCAAGCCCTTCTACGCTGTGAAGTTTAACAACAGCCAGGCTGTCATTGAGATCCTGGCAGCGCTCGGGGCCGGCTTCGCCTGCACCAACAAG AGTGAAGTCGCACTTGTGCTGAGCTGCGGCGTTGCTCCAGAGAACATTCTCTTCACTAGTTTGTGTAAACAGCTGTCCCATGTCACAAATGCTGCTAAGAATGGTATAGATATCCTAGTGTGTGACAACGAGACGGAACTTCGGAAGATCGCACGTTGTCATCCAAATGCCAG GCTTCTGCTGCAAATCGCCACGGAGACCCACAGCGAAGGGGAGGAGATGAGCATGGCCTTTGGCTCCACACTCAAGAACTGTAGGCACCTCCTGGAAAGCGCTAAGGAAAGGGGCGTTCAGGTGGTGGGGGTGAA ATTTCACATTTCAAGCTCTTGCAAGGATATGCGGGCCTACACCCATGCTCTGTCTGATGCTCGCTGCGTCTTTGATATGGGG GAGGAGTTTGGCTTTAACATGAACATTTTGGATATTGGTGGTGGCTTTTGTGGGTCAGAGGCACAGCTGGAAGAG ATATATCGCAGTATGAGGCCATTGCTGGATGTGTATTTCCCACCAGAGTCCGGGGTGTCTGTTATTGCTGAACCTGGGAGTTACTATGTCGCTTCTTCATTCACTCTGGCTGTCAATATTATTGCCAAAAAAGTGGTTGCAAGGGATCAGTATGATCATCCTCTAG acGTCGAACCTTCCCTGAATGACGAGCCAGCATTTGTGTATTATATGAATGATGGAGTGTATGGATCTTTTGCAAGCAAACTCTTGGAAAAGGCGATTGCTGCTCCTTCAGTTCATAAG AAATCCAGCAAGGAAGAGCCAGTGTTTGCCAGCAGCCTATGGGGCCCCTCCTGCGATGGTCTGGATCAGGTTGTTGAGCACTGCCTGTTGCCCGAGCTCGAAGTTGGAGACTGGGTGATTTTCAACAACATGGGGGCTAACGCAATGGGGGGACAGTCCGTCGGCGACTTCCAAAAGCCCCCCATTTACTATCTGATCTCTGCATGCGATTG GTACGAGATGCAAGATGCTGGAGTTACCCTGGAAAGCGCAATGAAGAATTTCTTGGCGATTCCTTCTTGCTTCCAGTTGGGCCAAGAAGACCGCATTTCTGCCCCAGCTTAG
- the LOC107078666 gene encoding Krueppel-like factor 10, with protein MLNCQTLRPQPQNDVAAGRCWRGLSAAERGDMDAAEALMSMSCRWKAAGRRCADVRPLTPSSDVWEEAEDPLLASPVDDSQTSPFCMTPPYSPPTFDVAPPPARASPVPEPGKSPAEEPRAGVVPAGQPRSRATSVIRHTADVQPRAPPLLSENAAPAGPPQGSGPGAAPAVAAVGVSPVPVVCQVLPVPSPASPLVATIVPAAAAASSPVARPTAVCQPLVFMGTQAPKGPVMLLVPRPAAPARPPARGSPGGARLAPIAPAPGFAPAVHRAAPQADAPRVRSHSCCHPGCGKTYFKSSHLKAHMRTHTGEKPFCCSWEGCERRFARSDELSRHRRTHTGEKRFACPLCDSRFMRSDHLTKHARRHLASRKLPGWQVEIGQLKDFAAAPVPRSTP; from the exons GTCGCGGCGGGGAGATGCTGGCGGGGCCTCTCGGCGGCGGAGAGGGGCGACATGGACGCGGCGGAGGCCCTCATGTCCATGAGCTGCCGGTGGAAGGCCGCCGGGAGGAGGTGCGCGGACGTCAGGCCCCTCACGCCCTCCTCGGacgtgtgggaggaagccgaagaccccctgctggccagccCGGTGGACGACAGCCAGACCTCGCCGTTT TGCATGACGCCCCCTTACAGCCCCCCCACCTTCGACGTGGCCCCGCCGCCTGCCCGTGCGTCGCCCGTGCCGGAGCCCGGCAAGAGCCCGGCGGAAGAGCCGCGCGCCGGCGTCGTCCCCGCGGGGCAGCCGAGGTCTCGGGCCACCAGCGTGATCCGCCACACCGCGGACGTCCAGCCCCGCGCCCCCCCCCTGCTGTCGGAGAACGCGGCCCCCGCCGGCCCGCCGCAGGGCTCCGGGCCGGGTGCTGCCCCCGCCGTGGCGGCTGTTGGCGTCTCGCCAGTGCCCGTCGTCTGCCAGGTGCTCCCCGTCCCCTCCCCGGCTAGCCCCCTGGTCGCCACTATCgtgcccgccgccgccgccgcctcctcTCCGGTGGCGCGGCCCACAGCGGTGTGCCAGCCCCTGGTCTTCATGGGAACCCAGGCGCCCAAGGGCCCGGTGATGCTCCTGGTCCCGCGCCCCGCCGCCCCCGCCAGGCCGCCCGCGAGAGGCTCCCCCGGCGGCGCCAGGCTGGCCCCCATCGCCCCGGCCCCGGGCTTCGCCCCCGCGGTGCACCGGGCCGCCCCGCAGGCAGACGCGCCCCGGGTGCGCAGCCACAGCTGCTGCCACCCCGGCTGTGGGAAGACCTACTTCAAGAGCTCGCACCTGAAGGCCCacatgaggacccacacag GTGAGAAGCCgttctgctgcagctgggaggGCTGCGAGAGGAGGTTCGCGCGCTCAGACGAGCTCTCGCGCCACCGCCGCACCCACACGGGCGAGAAGCGCTTCGCCTGCCCCCTGTGCGACAGCCGCTTCATGCGGAGCGACCACCTCACCAAGCACGCCCGCCGCCACCTGGCCAGCCGGAAGCTGCCCGGCTGGCAGGTTGAGATTGGCCAGCTGAAGGACTTCGCCGCAGCTCCGGTCCCCCGGTCCACCCCCTGA